The DNA window GATGTTCTCCATGGGGGTTTTATACTGGTCGTACTGGAAACACAGAGTGGGTTGACACTTTGAGAAACAGAGTACAGAGTCGAGTAAAAGCTGGAATTTTCTGGAAGGTTATCAGTCGTCGCTCACCCTGCCGTAGACGGGGTTGGCGGCCGCCAGCACAGAGCAGCGAGCGTTGAGTCGGGCGTGGATGCCGGCCTTGGCGATGGTGACGCGGCCCTGCTCCATCACCTCGTGGATGGCAGTGCGGTCCATGTCGGACATTTTGTCGAACTCGTCGATGCACACCACGCCGCGGTCGGCCAGCACCATGGCCCCTGCCTCCAGACGGCGCTCACCTTCGGGAGAACAACGCAGAATGTTGAAGGGTACGCTACAGGAAGTGGCAGAAAAGTATGTGTGCTGTTGTGCTCGTCCAcggtggatgtgtgtgtatgtgtgtgtgtcgtacCAGTCTCCTGGTCAGTGGTGACGGCAGCGGTCAGACCCACGCCAGAGGAGCCGCGGCCGGTGGTGGGGATGGCCCTCGGCGCTGTGTGGAGGACGTAACGCAGCAGCTGGGACTTTGCTACTGATGGATCACCTGAAGACACGACACACCTGACATTAACCAACAGCTCCCAAACACACGGGAGACACTGCAGCAGACAGCTTTAGCAGCTGTTATACGTTAAAAAGTGAAGCCAGTgacctttttcaaaacaacttggcacgtgAGGGCTTCAGGACAGTtgagtatggagacattttgtggttttattatgtatttctttaacGTTTGAATCCttgtcaccatttgcttcaaatgttgggagatgagtgcgacatttttccagtgttttgtggactataaaattTTAACCCAACTTTCCACTGGCATGAGAGTGAGAAAATCATGAATGagtgaaatttcatttttgagtaAACTATTTGAAAGTCTGCTGTGAGTTGGATTTTCAACAGATTTGTCACCATCCAGCAGCGTCTGTAGCATTTCGCACTGTGTTGGCCGTAGGGGGGGCGGTTAGATCACCTCCCGGGTCCTCGTGTTTAACCACTGGAGGCTGATTTTGGGACTATCAATAATTTGCATTTACTTGATGCAAAGATTGCCGGGttttttcagtagttttaatATCATGTGACCCAGTGACTCCAATGCCAATTTGTTTTGCTACACCTAAAAAATGAGACAACTCTTTCAACATGCACATCAAGCGACACTGGAGAAGTCTGGGAAACGCTGGCATAGGTCACTCGCCTCAGTAAATCAGCCTTCAGCAGGActgactgattaaaaaataacttgttaAACTCAAGTTTCACGAGCCGGAAACAAAGCGTGGTACCGATGAGCAGGACGTTGATGTCGCCTCTGATGCGCGAGCCGTTCTCCAGCACCTTCTCCACGCCGCCCAGCAGCATGCAGAGGATGGCTTTCTTGATGTACTCGTGGCCGTGGATGCTGGGAGCCAGGGAGTGAGCCAGCTGATCAAACACGTCCTGAGGAAGAACAGAGGAGGgattttcatttaaagtgaGATCTTCTTCATCAGCGTGAGCAGCTGTGAGCAGCCGGGCAACTGGACTGAGGCCTTACTATGGAGCGAGTCTGGCTGAACTTCCTGATTTTGGCGATGTCGTCCGCAGAGAAGAGGGGGGACACTTCCTTGCTCATCTGTTTGACTTGGCAGGCAATCATGATGGTCCTGAGCAGGAGACAATGGACATTAATAACAGAAAAGAGACGGTTACCTCAGCTGCTCCTGTACACACGACAGCCTGTCTCACCTGAATGTGCCAGAGGTGAATCCTCCCTTCTTGCCCGGCAGACAGCGGTACGTCCCCACCACCTGCACTCTGTCCCCTGGTTTGACCACGTCCACCAGGTCGTTGTCCAGGATAATGTCCACAGAGCGGGGCAGCTGGCCAGCGGGGGCTTTTTCTGGCATCTCCTGCACTGTGATGGTCTGGTGGTCCTTATAGATGGAGAGCCCAAACTCTGTCTCCAGAGGGTTGTTCTCCTCGtcctgtccacacacacacacacacacacacacacacacacacacacacacacagacacagacacacacacacacacacagacacacacacacacagacacagacacagacacagacacacacacacacacagacacacacagacacagacacagacacacacacacagacacagacacagacacacacacacacacacacacacagacacagacacagacagacagacagacacacacacacacacacacagacacacacacacacacacacacacacacagacacagacagacagacacacacacacacacacacacacacacagacacaggggGAGTGAGATCAGTGAAACAAACATGAACCAAAAACTGCTTGAAACAAATAGGAATtgctgggaattgtttttgcacttttagtgtacataaggtgccagagtgcataaaacggcatcaaaatagagcttgtttaatCAAAGAAGTCCccgtggaggatcccctgcacccctgacagaggtcctagctaaacccctactgtcccaaaatccaaacaTCAGAGAAAAATTGTAAAATCCGAAAACGTTCAAAAACGAAGAAAGGCGAGAAAATCCAACAAACATACTGAAATTCTATAAATGTCCTTCAATTCCAGACACTTAGTACCTGAAAATGTGTAGAAACGTCCTAAcattctagaaacatcttaaaatcctggaatcTTCCTGGTtacgagaaatgtcctaaaattctagaaacttcctaaattcTACAAACATCTTCAATTAGaggaaacctcctaaaatcctagaaatgtttaaatccCAGATTTGTGTTCAAGTCCAAGAAACTGCCTTTAGCCCTTCAAATGTcgtaaagtcctagaaatgttcctaaatccttgaaacttcctagatctgaaaaatgtcctaaaatcttagaatcagcctaaattcctagaaacatgtataggACTTCTGCCCCTGGCCTCCCGTCATTTCGCAAAGAGGCCCCCAAAACAGAGCACCGTAGAGCCCAGTCACCTTGGTGGGGTAGATGGCACTGGAGGGGAAGGCGTCCAGCGAGGTCATGTCCGTGTACTTCCTCTCCATCGTCTTCTTGGTGGCCGGGCAGTAGTGGACGCTGCGCACCACTTTAGGACGCACCAGAGAACCTGAGGGAGAACGTGAAGGGGGATTATGATTCATGTTCATAATATTATTGCAAAGGACACACTTAGAAACCAAGACTGCATCAAGGTACAGCAGCCAGAGACAAGTCACGCTCAGTCAGATCAACTCACACTTGGTGATGATGCCCTCCACGCACACCATGCTGCCCAGCAGGCGGGAGGTCAGGGTCCGCGGGGTGACGTGCTTGGTGCCGAAGCTGCCCTCCAGCCCGATGAAGAACTCCTCGTACTGCTTGGCGTAGGTGGCGTCCACTGAGGCCACTAGGTCCTTCAGAGCGCGCTGGAACGCCAGCAGCTCCTCGAAGGCATTGTTCATCAGTCTGACAGAGACGAGGACACGTGTGAGTTACCGTCACTGTGGCCTGCTGATTCTGAGTCTGATTCTGATTGAAGGGAGCGTCTTGCCCCAAATGTCTGACTTtacacttttaattattttaaaatacatcgAGTGACTctccccacatttttttttttttttataaacaagctctattttgatgttttatgcactctggcaactTTTGTATacaacatgtacaaaaaaatcccagtgtgaatcactctatttttgttgttatttagaaaatggtttgggggccagATTGGTTAATGGCCCACTGACCATTAACTGAGTATCACTGCACAAAAGCAAAGAtcagtgttttatatatatacatatatacatatattggttaggaaattaattaaaagcgGTGGGGGGATCTTCCCCTATCTTTACctattttaaatatgtacaaaatacaacattttacagttttatgtcCCTAAAAAtacataagtccctccccattgctaaaaaaaaatatttgattgcCTGACCCATATgtgcaccacctcctcctctctcataaatACCGATCAGTCCCTTATCGAGACACTCAGTGGTGTCCATCAgctcctctgcacacacactgaggttCATCGCTTACTTAGCAGCCCGGGGCTCGTTGCGTCTCCTCAGGTCGTTGATGTTGACGATGAGTCGAGCTTTGTTCTCACCGATCATGTCCCGGACCTTGCTCTGGTAGATCCCCTGGTCTTGCTGCAGGACAGGGACACAAGTTTTGGGTGATGTGTCATTCTGACTCTTAAATATTATTCTAAACATGATAGATGCACCAGTCTACAGCTGACTAAACACGGTTAGCTCACATCTAAACAGGCTTGCACTTAGTTAGCACTGGCACAGAGATGTTATTTCATTGTCAGAGATTTTGTTGTAAAGTATAATTTGCAGGTTCGTTCTTTTGTTGGGACCGCATGGTCTCTCATTTCAGCCCACAACAAACCGGAGAAAAAGTCAGACTCACGTCGTCATCCAGGAAGTCCAGGTAGTCCCTCTGAGCCTCCCGCATCTCCCGGTCATCTACCACGTCGGTTGCCATTATTAGCGGTTATTTAGTTTCTGCAAAACGTTAAAATATAGCACAGAGCTCGGCACGGTATCCTCTCTGCTGCCGTCAAACCACACTGAAGGGTTTTCGCGCCACTGCGTGCCGGCTGCGAGAAGAGCGTAAGACGCGATTGGTCAACTCGGCACGTATGTTTTGCATAGTCGGCGGGTAAACGTACAGCTGTCCAATAGAAAGCACTGTGACATCGCATGATCCCGCCCCCTCAAAGAACTCGCGCGAAAATGGAGCAGGAAGGGGCGGGCTGTTTAAGAGGAGGAGCGCAGCACCAAGCCAAGCTGACAGTGAGCTGGAGACTTTATCAAAGAAGCGGAGGTagatctatctatctctctctttctctctccgtaaaaaaaaattaaatgaaaaaaaacccccaatcacttaaagttaaaaaaaaaaaaaataacaaacattttaaaggacaaaaaaagccaaatcatTTTATAGAattcaaaaaatcatcaaaactaTTTACCACAAATAAAACAGCCAAACATGTAAGAATCACCAAAgtttttgaagaaagaaaaatcaccacaaagttttaaagacaaccaaaaaatgcttaaagttttttttttttttttttttaaagatcaacaaatttataaaaatttCCCCCTACAAACAGCTGAGATTCAGAGGACATGGCAGCAGGACACTCTGATGATCCTCCTGTCCCTGCTCCAGTCAGAGGAAGACGAGGGAATAAAAATGAGGCTGCTGCACCACCTGCTATTAAACAAATGACAAGAAGCAGAAATGCAAAGTCTGAGGAAAGCTACTCAGATCCAGCCGAAATGGTACCAGAGTAAGCTGTGAAAACAACACTGGTACTGTTCACTGAAGCTGTCAGTATGGTGGCCATTCgggtcaaaacacaacatttcagaaaaccctacaacatttcccaaaacactacagGATTTAGCAAAACACGTCAACATCTaccaaaacactacatttcccaaaacacacattaatgaTAAAACGCACATTTCCTaagcattaaaacatttctcaaaacacaacaatgtggaagcccctcccctctcataaacaATGAACAGTCTCTGATAATGAGGAAATGCCTTGGATCTTATTAATCCATCCATATTTATGCTGGACTAAATGCACactaaaaagactttttttttgtttaactaatCAATACAATCaatttaagagacaattgaaaactcaattgttccgagaacacctaggcacttaacctgactcttctccgctttgccctttggggtagacTAAGAcagatggtccaaaacccagcacctaatgattatctagcactgacaaagttgtgtgatgttgtatgttgattgtcatcgtaagtagtgatactgagattgttgaatctc is part of the Plectropomus leopardus isolate mb unplaced genomic scaffold, YSFRI_Pleo_2.0 unplaced_scaffold4364, whole genome shotgun sequence genome and encodes:
- the LOC121939225 gene encoding zygotic DNA replication licensing factor mcm3 translates to MATDVVDDREMREAQRDYLDFLDDDQDQGIYQSKVRDMIGENKARLIVNINDLRRRNEPRAAKLMNNAFEELLAFQRALKDLVASVDATYAKQYEEFFIGLEGSFGTKHVTPRTLTSRLLGSMVCVEGIITKCSLVRPKVVRSVHYCPATKKTMERKYTDMTSLDAFPSSAIYPTKDEENNPLETEFGLSIYKDHQTITVQEMPEKAPAGQLPRSVDIILDNDLVDVVKPGDRVQVVGTYRCLPGKKGGFTSGTFRTIMIACQVKQMSKEVSPLFSADDIAKIRKFSQTRSIDVFDQLAHSLAPSIHGHEYIKKAILCMLLGGVEKVLENGSRIRGDINVLLIGDPSVAKSQLLRYVLHTAPRAIPTTGRGSSGVGLTAAVTTDQETGERRLEAGAMVLADRGVVCIDEFDKMSDMDRTAIHEVMEQGRVTIAKAGIHARLNARCSVLAAANPVYGRYDQYKTPMENIGLQDSLLSRFDLLFIMLDQMDPEQDREISDHVLRMHRYRDPREQEGA